A genomic region of Mycobacterium senriense contains the following coding sequences:
- a CDS encoding MlaD family protein produces the protein MKFRGPLIALTLFMIVSLTLTWLVYVSLRRDVAGDTARYSAVFTDVYGLREGDDVRMAGVRVGRVEKVELDGNLAKVSFVVQSEQRLFGNTLASVTYQNIVGQRYLGLSLGREGSPQLLPPGSTIPLERTEPSFDVTTLLNGYEPLFSLLNPHDADNLTKGIIQSLQGDTSSLTTLVGQTSTLTETFAGRDQALGTVITNLNKVVGNLAQQNDNLDEVITQTRSVVGELDRRRPDLVASVGSLARVTNRLSASAIDVYPALREFIDRQPGVTKHIMDVEPQVAFFGDNIPLLLKGLARVGNQGAYGNAYVCDVNFMGFFPGLNDVVPIIINAATPGNRAWHTPRCRSTADG, from the coding sequence ATGAAATTTCGCGGCCCGCTCATCGCGCTGACCCTGTTCATGATCGTCTCGTTGACGCTGACCTGGCTGGTGTATGTGAGCCTGCGGCGGGACGTGGCCGGCGACACCGCCAGGTATTCGGCGGTGTTCACCGACGTGTACGGGCTTCGCGAGGGCGACGACGTTCGGATGGCCGGGGTGCGCGTGGGCCGGGTCGAAAAGGTGGAACTCGACGGGAACCTGGCGAAGGTCTCGTTCGTGGTGCAATCCGAACAGCGGCTGTTCGGGAACACCCTCGCGTCGGTGACCTACCAGAACATCGTCGGGCAGCGTTACCTCGGGCTGTCCCTGGGCAGGGAAGGCAGTCCGCAGCTGCTCCCCCCGGGCAGCACCATCCCGCTGGAACGCACCGAGCCCTCGTTCGACGTGACCACGCTGCTCAACGGCTACGAACCGCTGTTCAGCCTGCTGAACCCGCATGACGCCGACAACCTCACCAAGGGCATCATCCAGTCGCTGCAGGGTGACACGTCGTCGCTCACCACGCTCGTCGGCCAAACCTCCACGCTCACGGAGACATTCGCGGGCCGCGATCAGGCCCTCGGCACCGTGATCACCAACCTCAACAAGGTGGTCGGCAACCTCGCCCAGCAGAACGACAATCTCGACGAAGTCATCACGCAGACCCGCAGCGTCGTCGGTGAGCTCGATCGGCGCCGCCCGGACCTGGTGGCCTCGGTGGGTTCGCTGGCCCGGGTTACCAACCGGCTGTCGGCCTCTGCGATCGACGTCTACCCGGCGCTGCGCGAATTCATCGATCGTCAGCCCGGTGTCACCAAACACATCATGGATGTGGAACCGCAGGTGGCCTTCTTCGGCGACAACATTCCGCTGCTGCTGAAAGGCCTTGCCCGGGTGGGTAATCAGGGCGCCTACGGCAACGCCTACGTCTGCGACGTGAACTTCATGGGGTTCTTCCCCGGGCTCAACGATGTGGTGCCGATCATCATCAACGCCGCCACCCCGGGCAACCGGGCGTGGCACACCCCGCGCTGCAGGAGCACGGCCGATGGGTGA
- a CDS encoding MlaD family protein translates to MPNSFELDGRGPSDRQLFGIGIAVVVVSALVTTAMLVKSTGRLDAYVRVVADLVNVGDGLPQKSDVKYHGVLVGLVNGVVPAAHGKPNYVHIDLKEDYAKSIPANVTARVVPSNVFAVSSVQLVGNGPGAKIRNGAHILEDNQLPTVLFQTTVSKLRDLLAAAGRGRDDRSVGILAALGAATDHRRVSLLNAGAQLNHLLDQLNSIVSTDAGPSTVSALLDATTGLAQTAPDLLDALHQAVEPMRTFAETRGQLASLLSGADYTVGTTRQSFDNHIDQLIRITTDFTPVFGILAQKSNNFVPAVAKLDNLANQFMEQVWNPRTNLGNMRAMLTFTPSSTYTRADCPHYGELKGPSCFTAPLIPVRPDLPEVLLPQNYQPPKDLAPPPGTVIGPDGNLVAVGPPLINPTPNLTDPNPPLAPGITPSPPVPGSANPDNPSPGAPATPQEHEPWVAPVAPKAPWIPQAAFGGNVGPVGSQFERNMLGVITGAPATDATDLLLGPVARGTTVSLAHPPGAAK, encoded by the coding sequence ATGCCCAATTCCTTTGAGCTGGACGGCCGCGGCCCGTCGGACCGGCAGCTGTTCGGCATCGGCATTGCGGTTGTGGTGGTCAGCGCCCTGGTCACCACCGCGATGTTGGTCAAATCGACTGGGAGACTGGACGCTTACGTGCGGGTAGTGGCCGACCTGGTCAACGTGGGCGATGGCCTTCCGCAGAAGTCCGATGTCAAATATCACGGCGTGCTCGTCGGCCTGGTCAACGGTGTCGTGCCCGCGGCCCACGGCAAGCCCAACTATGTCCATATCGATCTCAAAGAGGACTACGCCAAGTCGATTCCGGCCAATGTGACCGCACGCGTGGTGCCCAGTAACGTCTTCGCCGTCTCGTCGGTGCAACTGGTGGGCAACGGCCCCGGTGCGAAAATCCGCAACGGTGCCCACATCCTGGAGGACAACCAGCTGCCGACCGTCCTGTTCCAGACGACCGTCAGTAAGCTGCGTGACCTGCTCGCCGCGGCGGGACGTGGCCGCGACGACAGGTCGGTGGGAATCCTGGCCGCCCTGGGTGCAGCCACCGACCACCGCCGCGTGAGCCTGCTGAACGCCGGCGCGCAACTGAATCACCTTCTCGATCAACTCAATTCGATCGTCAGCACCGATGCCGGCCCCTCGACGGTGTCGGCACTGCTGGACGCGACGACCGGGCTCGCCCAGACGGCGCCCGACCTTCTCGATGCGTTGCATCAGGCCGTCGAGCCGATGCGGACCTTCGCCGAGACCCGCGGGCAGTTGGCCTCGCTGCTGTCGGGCGCCGACTACACCGTCGGCACGACGCGCCAATCCTTCGACAACCACATCGACCAACTGATCCGGATCACCACTGATTTCACCCCGGTGTTCGGCATCCTGGCGCAGAAGTCGAACAACTTCGTGCCCGCCGTCGCCAAGCTGGACAACCTGGCCAACCAGTTCATGGAACAGGTGTGGAACCCCCGGACCAACCTCGGCAACATGCGCGCGATGCTCACCTTCACGCCGAGTTCCACTTACACACGCGCCGACTGCCCGCACTACGGCGAGCTCAAAGGGCCCAGTTGCTTTACCGCACCGCTGATTCCGGTGCGCCCCGATCTGCCCGAGGTGCTGCTGCCGCAGAACTATCAGCCACCCAAGGATCTGGCACCGCCGCCCGGCACGGTGATCGGCCCGGATGGAAACCTCGTCGCGGTGGGCCCCCCGCTGATCAACCCCACTCCCAATCTGACCGATCCCAATCCCCCGCTGGCCCCGGGGATTACGCCGTCGCCGCCGGTGCCCGGCAGCGCGAATCCCGACAACCCGTCGCCCGGGGCGCCGGCGACACCACAAGAGCACGAGCCGTGGGTCGCGCCGGTGGCACCCAAGGCGCCGTGGATTCCGCAGGCCGCTTTCGGGGGCAACGTGGGACCCGTTGGCAGCCAGTTTGAACGAAACATGCTGGGCGTCATCACCGGTGCGCCCGCCACCGACGCCACCGATCTGCTGCTGGGCCCGGTGGCCCGCGGCACCACGGTGTCACTGGCTCATCCACCCGGGGCGGCCAAATGA
- a CDS encoding ABC transporter permease: protein MTASAYQPFAPISVPLVRLYRRGTAPIVRLGHLLVFFVRALVAVPLALRQYSAEFLRLLSNITWGNGSIVVGGGTAGVAVVLGMTVGALVGIEGYNFLDLLGLGPATGFVSSLVNTRELAPLMASLAFAMQGGCRFTAQLGSMRIAEEIDAMESIAIRPIPYLVTTRLIASVVAIVPLYAACLAIGYLSTQVVVGIGSGGSTGSYLHYFTLMLAGQDIVYSLIKAVIFVWIASTIQCYYGYYASGGPEGVGVAAGHGMRASITVVIIVNMLLTMALWGVDSGARFGG from the coding sequence GTGACGGCCTCGGCTTATCAGCCTTTCGCACCGATTTCGGTGCCGCTCGTCCGTCTCTACCGCCGCGGCACAGCGCCGATCGTCCGGCTCGGCCACCTGCTCGTCTTCTTCGTCCGGGCGCTGGTCGCCGTGCCACTCGCCTTGCGCCAGTACAGCGCCGAGTTCCTGCGGCTGCTGTCGAACATCACCTGGGGCAACGGTTCGATCGTGGTGGGTGGGGGCACCGCCGGCGTGGCCGTCGTGCTCGGCATGACCGTCGGCGCCCTCGTCGGCATCGAGGGTTACAACTTCCTGGACCTGCTCGGCCTGGGGCCCGCCACCGGGTTCGTGTCGTCGTTGGTCAATACCCGCGAGCTGGCTCCCCTGATGGCGTCCCTCGCATTCGCCATGCAGGGCGGCTGCCGCTTCACCGCCCAGCTGGGATCCATGCGCATCGCCGAGGAGATCGACGCGATGGAATCGATTGCCATCCGCCCGATTCCGTACCTGGTGACCACCCGGCTGATCGCGTCGGTGGTCGCGATCGTCCCGCTGTATGCCGCCTGCCTGGCGATCGGGTATCTGAGCACGCAGGTCGTGGTCGGCATCGGTAGCGGCGGCTCGACCGGCTCCTACCTGCACTACTTCACGCTGATGTTGGCCGGCCAGGACATCGTCTATTCGTTGATCAAGGCGGTCATCTTCGTGTGGATCGCGTCCACGATCCAGTGCTACTACGGGTATTACGCCAGCGGCGGCCCGGAGGGCGTCGGCGTTGCCGCGGGGCACGGCATGCGGGCCAGCATCACCGTCGTGATCATCGTGAACATGCTGCTCACCATGGCGCTGTGGGGCGTCGACTCCGGCGCGAGGTTCGGCGGGTAG
- a CDS encoding MlaE family ABC transporter permease, translating into MTTAELDGVTAIRNWSVGYVKRHPVASLTTVGEQFVLVVRTVQYFFYDLVTGRFQWQEFVRQGAFMAGTAVLPTILVSLPISVTLSIQFALLAGQVGATSLAGAASGLAVIRQGASLVAAVLMASAVGSAITADLGSRTMREETDAMEVMGVSVIRRLVVPRFAAAVMIGVALTGVVCFAGFFASYMFNVYFQNGAPGSFVSTFASFATTGDMILALIKAIVFGAIVAIVSSQKGLSTKGGPTGVANSVNAAVVEAILLLMIVNVAISQLYIMLSPRTGL; encoded by the coding sequence ATGACGACGGCGGAGCTTGATGGCGTCACCGCCATCCGGAACTGGTCCGTCGGGTACGTCAAACGTCACCCGGTCGCCTCGCTGACGACGGTAGGTGAACAGTTCGTGCTGGTTGTGCGAACCGTTCAATACTTCTTCTACGACCTGGTGACCGGGCGATTCCAGTGGCAGGAGTTCGTCCGGCAGGGCGCATTCATGGCCGGCACCGCCGTGCTGCCGACGATCCTGGTGTCGCTGCCGATCAGCGTCACCCTGTCCATCCAGTTCGCGTTGCTGGCCGGCCAGGTCGGCGCCACGTCGCTGGCCGGGGCGGCCAGCGGGCTCGCGGTCATCCGGCAGGGGGCCTCGCTGGTGGCCGCGGTCCTCATGGCCTCGGCGGTCGGGTCGGCCATCACCGCCGACCTGGGTTCGCGGACGATGCGCGAAGAGACTGACGCGATGGAGGTGATGGGCGTCTCGGTGATCCGCCGCCTGGTCGTCCCCCGCTTCGCCGCCGCGGTGATGATCGGCGTGGCACTCACCGGCGTCGTGTGCTTCGCCGGGTTCTTCGCGAGCTACATGTTCAACGTGTACTTCCAGAACGGGGCGCCGGGCAGCTTCGTGTCGACGTTCGCGTCGTTCGCGACCACCGGTGACATGATCTTGGCGCTGATCAAGGCGATCGTGTTCGGCGCCATTGTGGCGATCGTGTCGAGCCAGAAAGGCTTGTCCACCAAGGGCGGACCGACCGGCGTCGCGAACTCGGTGAATGCCGCTGTGGTCGAGGCGATCCTGCTGTTGATGATCGTCAACGTCGCCATCAGCCAGCTCTACATCATGTTGTCGCCCAGGACGGGGCTCTGA
- a CDS encoding TetR family transcriptional regulator, translating to MPSANISLRDRRRAELLSLIQRTAHQLFAERGFEAVTTEDIAAAAGISISTYFRYAPTKEGLLVDPVREAAAEIVGSYSARPPHESPVEALIQLFVTRASDASDVDNLDTWRQAVATAPHLLSKSVLVSETDHGTLIEQVAHRMNVDAAVDIRPALLVHTSLATVQFVLDGWLTSNIDERPPFHVQLEEALRITLAGFEGRSGSEPGRG from the coding sequence ATGCCCTCAGCAAACATATCGTTGCGGGACCGACGCCGTGCTGAGCTGCTTTCCCTGATCCAACGGACCGCCCATCAGCTCTTCGCCGAACGGGGCTTCGAGGCGGTGACGACTGAGGACATCGCAGCGGCCGCCGGGATCTCCATCAGCACGTATTTCCGGTATGCGCCCACCAAGGAGGGCCTGCTGGTCGATCCCGTCCGGGAGGCCGCCGCCGAGATCGTCGGTTCGTACAGCGCCAGGCCGCCACACGAGTCGCCGGTCGAGGCGCTGATCCAGCTGTTCGTCACGCGCGCCAGCGATGCCAGCGACGTTGACAACCTCGACACCTGGCGTCAAGCGGTCGCGACCGCGCCCCACTTGTTGAGCAAATCCGTATTGGTCAGCGAAACCGATCACGGCACGCTGATCGAGCAGGTCGCCCACCGGATGAATGTCGATGCGGCGGTTGATATTCGGCCCGCGCTGTTGGTCCACACCAGTTTGGCCACGGTGCAATTCGTGCTCGATGGATGGCTGACCTCGAACATCGACGAGCGCCCACCGTTTCATGTGCAGTTGGAGGAAGCGCTGCGCATCACGCTCGCCGGATTCGAAGGACGAAGCGGTTCAGAACCGGGCCGGGGCTAA
- a CDS encoding phosphoribosyl-ATP diphosphatase: MTQSLAVKTFEDLFAELGERARTRPAGSATVAALDGGVHGLGKKILEEAGEVWLAAEHESDDALAGEISQLLYWTQVLMVARGLTLDDVYRKL, translated from the coding sequence GTGACACAATCGCTGGCCGTGAAGACCTTCGAGGATCTGTTCGCCGAACTGGGCGAGCGTGCCCGTACCCGGCCGGCCGGCAGCGCGACGGTCGCCGCGCTGGACGGCGGCGTCCACGGGCTGGGCAAGAAGATCCTCGAGGAAGCCGGCGAAGTGTGGCTGGCCGCCGAACACGAATCCGATGACGCGCTGGCCGGGGAGATCAGCCAGTTGCTCTACTGGACGCAGGTGTTGATGGTGGCGCGCGGGCTGACCCTCGACGACGTTTATCGGAAGCTATGA
- the hisG gene encoding ATP phosphoribosyltransferase, with amino-acid sequence MLRVAVPNKGTLSEPASEILAEAGYRRRTDSKDLTVIDPANQVEFFFLRPKDIAIYVGSGELDFGITGRDLVGDSDAPVRERLALGFGSSSFRYAGPAGRDWKIADLAGKRIATAYPNLVRKDLSGRGIEATVIRLDGAVEISIQLGVADAIADVVGSGRTLSLHNLVAFGEPLCDSEAVLIESDHSSKSGTQTARDQLVARIQGVVFGQQYLMLDYDCPRSVQDKATAITPGLESPTIAPLADPDWVAIRALVPRRGVNEIMDELAAIGAKAILASDIRFCRF; translated from the coding sequence ATGCTGCGGGTTGCGGTTCCCAACAAGGGCACGCTGAGCGAGCCGGCCAGCGAAATCCTCGCCGAGGCGGGCTACCGGCGCCGCACCGATTCCAAGGACCTGACCGTCATCGACCCGGCCAACCAGGTCGAGTTCTTCTTCTTGCGGCCCAAAGACATTGCCATCTATGTGGGTTCGGGAGAACTGGACTTCGGCATCACCGGCCGGGACCTGGTGGGCGATTCCGACGCACCGGTGCGCGAACGGCTGGCGCTGGGATTCGGCTCGTCGAGCTTTCGCTACGCCGGCCCGGCCGGGCGCGACTGGAAGATCGCCGATCTGGCCGGCAAACGGATCGCGACCGCCTACCCCAATCTGGTCCGAAAAGACTTGTCCGGGCGCGGTATTGAGGCCACAGTCATCAGGCTCGACGGTGCGGTGGAGATCTCGATCCAGCTCGGCGTCGCCGACGCCATCGCCGACGTGGTGGGTTCCGGGCGCACCCTGAGCCTGCACAACCTCGTGGCCTTCGGCGAACCGCTGTGCGATTCGGAAGCGGTGCTGATCGAGAGCGACCACAGCAGTAAGTCCGGCACGCAGACGGCGCGCGATCAACTAGTGGCGCGGATCCAGGGTGTGGTCTTCGGCCAGCAGTATCTGATGCTCGACTACGACTGCCCCCGTTCGGTGCAGGATAAGGCCACGGCGATCACGCCGGGGCTGGAGTCGCCCACCATCGCGCCCTTGGCCGACCCGGACTGGGTGGCCATCCGCGCGCTGGTGCCGCGTCGGGGCGTCAACGAGATCATGGACGAGTTGGCCGCCATCGGCGCCAAGGCGATCCTGGCGTCCGACATCAGGTTTTGCCGGTTCTGA
- a CDS encoding DUF4126 domain-containing protein, with product MTHALLVLLALLIGVVAGLRSLTAPAVVAWAAYPAVLGWIDLHGTWAGWMASIITVIIFTVLAVGELINDKLPKTPARTAPPIFAARIIMGGLAGAALGAWPHWTFTALGAGVIGAVLGTLGGYHARKRLVAATGGKDLPIALLEDAVAIVGGFAILAATGHVLTEYLLTAVK from the coding sequence GTGACACACGCACTTCTTGTCTTGCTGGCTTTATTGATTGGTGTCGTGGCCGGGCTGCGCTCGCTGACGGCGCCCGCCGTCGTCGCCTGGGCCGCTTACCCCGCAGTCCTTGGCTGGATCGACCTGCACGGCACGTGGGCGGGCTGGATGGCCAGCATTATCACGGTGATCATCTTCACCGTTCTCGCTGTGGGCGAACTGATCAACGACAAGCTGCCCAAGACGCCGGCACGCACCGCGCCGCCGATCTTCGCGGCCCGGATCATCATGGGCGGGCTCGCGGGCGCGGCCCTTGGCGCGTGGCCGCACTGGACGTTCACCGCGCTGGGCGCCGGCGTCATCGGGGCGGTGCTGGGCACCCTCGGCGGCTACCACGCGCGCAAACGGCTGGTCGCCGCGACGGGCGGCAAGGACCTGCCGATCGCCTTGCTCGAGGACGCCGTCGCGATCGTGGGCGGGTTCGCCATCCTTGCGGCGACGGGTCACGTGCTGACCGAATACCTGCTGACGGCGGTTAAGTGA
- a CDS encoding FAD-containing oxidoreductase: MTEHFDAIIVGAGQAGPPLAGRLTAAGQRVAVIERKLIGGTCVNTGCIPTKTMVASAHAAHLARRGADYGVGTGPVSVDMAKVKSRKDEIMLGNRKGVEDWLEGMNGCTVFRGHAVFQDPHTLRVGDDVLHADRIFLNVGGRAVVPDIPGLSDVEFLTNVSILELHTVPTHLIIVGGGYIALEFAQMYRRFGARVTIVEREPRLASREDEDVSAAVEAILRAEGIDVIVGADDVRIAKTGNGFELTPRAGAAPVEGSHLLLAVGRRPNTDDLGLQAAGVQTDARGYIVVDDQLKTSVDHIWAMGDCNGKGAFTHTSYNDFEIVAANLLDDDPRRVSDRITTYALYIDPPLGRAGMTVDQVRASGRKALVGKRPMTRVGRAVEKGETQGFMKVVVDAETQQILGAAVFGVGGDEAIHGILDVMSAKAPYTRLSRTMHIHPTVSELIPTMLQELSPLD; encoded by the coding sequence GTGACAGAGCATTTCGATGCGATCATCGTCGGCGCGGGGCAGGCCGGCCCGCCGCTGGCAGGCCGGCTGACCGCAGCCGGGCAGCGCGTCGCGGTGATCGAGCGCAAGCTGATCGGTGGCACCTGCGTCAACACCGGATGCATCCCGACCAAAACGATGGTGGCCTCCGCGCATGCAGCCCATCTGGCGCGCCGCGGCGCGGACTACGGCGTCGGGACCGGGCCGGTCAGCGTCGACATGGCGAAGGTCAAGTCCCGCAAGGACGAGATCATGCTCGGCAACCGCAAGGGCGTCGAGGATTGGCTCGAGGGAATGAACGGCTGCACCGTGTTTCGCGGTCACGCGGTCTTTCAGGATCCGCACACGCTGCGCGTCGGCGACGATGTGCTGCACGCCGACCGCATCTTTCTCAACGTCGGTGGGCGTGCGGTGGTGCCCGACATCCCGGGCCTGTCCGACGTCGAGTTCCTCACCAACGTGTCGATTCTCGAACTTCACACGGTGCCAACGCATCTCATCATCGTCGGGGGCGGCTACATCGCGCTGGAGTTCGCGCAGATGTACCGGCGGTTCGGGGCCCGGGTGACCATCGTCGAACGGGAACCGCGACTGGCGTCGCGCGAAGACGAGGACGTCTCGGCAGCCGTCGAAGCAATCCTGCGAGCCGAAGGCATCGACGTCATCGTCGGTGCCGACGATGTGCGAATAGCCAAGACCGGCAATGGATTCGAGCTAACCCCTCGTGCGGGCGCCGCCCCCGTTGAGGGGAGCCACCTGTTGCTGGCGGTGGGTCGACGCCCCAACACCGACGACCTCGGTCTGCAAGCGGCCGGGGTGCAGACCGACGCGCGCGGCTACATCGTGGTCGACGACCAGCTCAAGACCAGCGTCGATCACATCTGGGCGATGGGCGACTGCAACGGCAAGGGCGCGTTCACCCACACCTCCTACAACGACTTCGAGATCGTCGCCGCCAATCTGCTGGACGACGACCCGCGCCGGGTGAGCGACCGGATCACCACCTACGCGCTCTACATCGATCCGCCGCTCGGGCGTGCCGGCATGACCGTCGATCAGGTCCGCGCGTCGGGCCGCAAGGCGTTGGTCGGCAAGCGGCCGATGACCCGAGTCGGCCGGGCGGTGGAAAAGGGTGAGACGCAGGGTTTCATGAAAGTCGTGGTGGACGCCGAAACCCAGCAGATCCTGGGGGCCGCCGTCTTCGGGGTCGGCGGCGACGAGGCCATCCACGGCATTCTGGACGTCATGTCGGCGAAAGCGCCCTACACCAGGCTGTCGCGGACCATGCACATCCATCCCACGGTCAGCGAGCTGATTCCTACGATGCTGCAGGAGCTTTCGCCGCTCGACTAG
- a CDS encoding RecB family exonuclease, translated as MIVQPEAPQSAERPAGQVYRPALSPSRAADFKQCPLLYRFRAIDRLPEAPSAAQLRGSLVHAALQQLYGLPAEQRGPDTAMSLVEPAWDQIIAATPEMTADMDPAQRTQLLAEAQALLAGYYRLEDPTRFDPECCEQRVEVELADGTLLRGFIDRIDVAATGELRVVDYKTGKAPPAARALAEFKAMFQMKFYAVALLRSRGVQPTRLRLIYLADGQVLDYTPDRDELLRFEKTLMAIWRAIQSAGQTGDFRPTQSRLCDWCPHQQHCPLFGGTPPAYPGWPESLGAQDASLPTQPAA; from the coding sequence ATGATCGTCCAGCCGGAGGCGCCCCAGTCGGCGGAGCGCCCGGCAGGGCAGGTGTACCGCCCGGCCCTGTCGCCGTCGCGTGCCGCGGACTTCAAGCAATGCCCGCTGCTGTACCGGTTCCGCGCCATCGACCGGTTGCCCGAGGCGCCGTCGGCCGCGCAGCTGCGCGGATCGCTGGTCCATGCCGCCCTGCAACAGCTTTACGGCCTGCCCGCCGAGCAGCGCGGCCCCGACACCGCCATGTCGCTGGTGGAGCCCGCGTGGGACCAGATCATCGCCGCGACGCCGGAGATGACCGCCGACATGGATCCGGCGCAGCGCACGCAACTGCTGGCCGAGGCGCAGGCGTTGCTCGCCGGGTATTACCGGCTCGAGGACCCCACCCGGTTCGACCCGGAATGTTGCGAGCAGCGGGTGGAGGTCGAGCTTGCCGACGGCACCCTGCTGCGTGGCTTCATCGACCGGATCGACGTCGCGGCCACCGGCGAGCTTCGGGTGGTCGACTACAAGACCGGCAAGGCCCCGCCGGCCGCGCGAGCCCTGGCCGAGTTCAAGGCCATGTTCCAGATGAAGTTCTACGCGGTGGCACTGTTGCGTTCGCGCGGCGTGCAGCCCACCCGGCTGCGGCTCATCTATCTGGCCGACGGCCAGGTGCTGGACTACACACCCGATCGCGACGAGCTGCTGCGGTTCGAGAAGACGCTGATGGCGATCTGGCGGGCCATCCAATCCGCCGGGCAGACCGGCGATTTCCGTCCCACCCAGTCGCGGCTGTGCGACTGGTGTCCCCACCAGCAGCACTGCCCGCTGTTCGGGGGAACGCCGCCGGCCTACCCGGGATGGCCGGAATCCCTTGGCGCACAGGATGCTTCGCTTCCGACCCAACCGGCAGCCTAG
- the trmI gene encoding tRNA (adenine(58)-N(1))-methyltransferase TrmI, whose product MSVTGPFTEGERVQLTDAKGRHYTVVLTAGAEFHTHRGAISHDALIGLEQGSVIKSSNNAVYLAMRPLLIDYVMSMPRGPQVIYPKDAAQIVHEGDIFPGARVLEAGAGSGALTCSLLRAVGPEGRVISYEQRADHAEHAERNVSVFHGGQAPDNWQLIIGDVAGSELPDGSFDRAVLDMLAPWEVLESVARLLIPGGVLIIYVATVTQLSRAVEALRAQQCWTEPRSWETLQRGWNVVGLAVRPQHSMRGHTAFLIFTRRLAPGVVAPVPLGRKREGRDG is encoded by the coding sequence GTGTCCGTAACCGGCCCGTTCACTGAGGGCGAGCGCGTCCAGCTCACCGATGCCAAGGGCCGGCACTACACGGTTGTGCTCACCGCGGGCGCCGAGTTTCACACGCATCGCGGGGCGATTTCGCACGACGCGCTGATCGGGCTCGAGCAGGGCAGCGTGATCAAGTCCAGCAACAACGCCGTGTACCTGGCGATGCGGCCCCTGTTGATCGACTACGTCATGTCGATGCCGCGCGGGCCCCAGGTGATCTACCCGAAGGACGCCGCCCAGATCGTGCACGAGGGCGACATCTTCCCGGGCGCGCGTGTGCTGGAGGCCGGCGCGGGCTCCGGCGCGCTGACCTGCTCGCTGCTGCGGGCGGTCGGGCCAGAAGGCCGGGTGATCTCCTACGAACAGCGCGCCGACCACGCCGAGCACGCCGAACGCAACGTGTCGGTGTTTCACGGGGGCCAGGCACCTGACAACTGGCAACTGATCATCGGCGACGTCGCCGGCTCCGAGCTGCCGGACGGATCCTTCGACCGCGCCGTGCTCGACATGCTCGCGCCGTGGGAGGTGCTGGAATCGGTCGCGCGACTGCTGATCCCCGGTGGCGTGCTGATCATCTACGTGGCCACCGTCACGCAGCTGTCGCGCGCGGTCGAGGCCCTGCGGGCGCAGCAGTGCTGGACCGAGCCGCGGTCCTGGGAGACATTGCAGCGCGGATGGAACGTCGTCGGTCTCGCGGTACGGCCGCAGCATTCGATGCGTGGGCACACCGCCTTCCTGATCTTCACGCGACGGCTCGCACCCGGCGTCGTCGCGCCCGTGCCGTTGGGCCGCAAGCGGGAAGGCCGGGACGGCTAG
- a CDS encoding DUF503 domain-containing protein translates to MWIGWLEFDVLLGDVRSLKQKRSVIRPVVAELQRKFSVSAAETGSHELYRRASIGVATVSGDRGHAVDVLDAAERLVAAHPEFELLSVRRSLVRSEDLG, encoded by the coding sequence ATGTGGATCGGCTGGCTCGAGTTCGACGTGTTGCTCGGCGACGTGCGGTCACTCAAACAGAAGCGGTCGGTCATTCGTCCCGTCGTCGCGGAGTTGCAGCGCAAGTTCAGCGTGTCGGCGGCTGAGACGGGTTCACATGAGCTTTATCGGCGGGCCAGCATCGGCGTCGCCACGGTGTCCGGCGACCGCGGTCATGCCGTCGACGTCCTGGACGCCGCCGAGCGACTGGTGGCCGCGCATCCCGAGTTCGAGCTGCTGTCGGTGCGACGCTCCCTGGTGCGCAGCGAGGACCTCGGGTAG